The following are from one region of the Gloeomargarita lithophora Alchichica-D10 genome:
- a CDS encoding CBS domain-containing protein — translation MTKTVAEVMTADPVVTYPQTPIEEAIHLLGERKFSGLPVVNERHQLVGVLSNQDILARQEGVRPPVFFWFMDAVIWLENPHHYRQELHKVLGATVGDVMTPEPISIRPEEPVTVAAHKMHLHRIRRLPVVNSENRVVGILTRGDIVRSIALATPTE, via the coding sequence ATGACCAAAACCGTCGCCGAGGTGATGACCGCTGACCCGGTGGTGACCTACCCCCAGACCCCGATTGAGGAGGCGATTCACCTCCTGGGGGAACGCAAATTCAGTGGCCTGCCGGTGGTGAACGAGCGGCATCAGTTGGTGGGGGTGCTATCCAACCAAGATATTTTGGCACGCCAGGAGGGGGTGCGCCCGCCGGTGTTTTTTTGGTTTATGGATGCGGTGATTTGGCTGGAAAATCCCCACCATTACCGGCAAGAACTGCACAAGGTTTTGGGGGCTACCGTGGGGGATGTGATGACCCCGGAACCGATTAGCATTCGCCCGGAGGAACCGGTGACCGTGGCCGCCCACAAAATGCACCTGCATCGGATTCGCCGCCTACCGGTGGTCAATTCCGAAAATCGGGTGGTGGGCATTCTCACCCGCGGGGATATTGTCCGCAGTATTGCCCTGGCAACCCCCACAGAGTGA
- a CDS encoding DUF3155 domain-containing protein, whose translation MARRRKRRSRRRLEGRKILECVPQFTLETGEDKPVTAARRFIQANGIAPPALLLVRRNEHTVDRYFWAEKGLFGAQYVEENHFLFPSLRTQELAEQVGVGAAK comes from the coding sequence TTGGCTAGAAGACGTAAGCGCAGGAGTCGGCGTCGCTTAGAAGGTCGAAAAATTTTAGAATGTGTTCCCCAATTTACCCTGGAAACGGGTGAGGACAAGCCGGTAACGGCGGCGCGACGTTTTATTCAGGCCAACGGGATTGCGCCACCAGCACTACTTTTGGTACGGCGTAATGAGCATACGGTTGACCGGTATTTCTGGGCTGAAAAAGGTTTGTTTGGGGCGCAATACGTTGAGGAAAACCACTTCCTCTTCCCCAGTTTGCGCACCCAAGAATTGGCCGAGCAGGTGGGGGTCGGGGCGGCCAAATAG
- a CDS encoding ABC transporter ATP-binding protein — MAGVILEQVTQRFGRHLAVADVSLRIPNGEFWVLMGPSGCGKSTILRTVAGLMPVQQGRVFLGERCVNQVSARERDVAMVFQNYALYPHLSVAENLAFGLKMRGVGSAVRQQRVQWVADLLGLTGLLTQKPGQLSGGQQQRVALGRAMVRSPQVFLMDEPLSNLDSRLRDQTRTELKRLHQQLKITTLYVTHDQTEAMTLADQLVIMHQGRVQQAGTPQNLYQHPDNKTVASFLGNPPMNFLPPWLLPNAPGEVTVGIRPEAIEITAPETGMLRGRVAVVEPLGDVTLVQVQIEATELWVKTQSVPVLGEWVGLIIPRQFCYYFDSANGIRLTTKYSNPI, encoded by the coding sequence ATGGCTGGGGTAATCCTCGAGCAGGTGACCCAACGGTTTGGCCGTCATTTGGCGGTGGCCGATGTGTCCTTGCGGATACCAAACGGGGAATTTTGGGTGCTGATGGGGCCTTCGGGCTGTGGCAAGTCCACCATTTTACGGACGGTGGCGGGGTTAATGCCGGTGCAACAGGGGCGGGTTTTCTTGGGGGAACGCTGTGTGAATCAGGTGTCCGCCCGGGAGCGGGACGTGGCGATGGTGTTTCAGAACTACGCCCTCTATCCCCACCTGAGCGTGGCGGAAAATTTGGCCTTTGGGCTGAAAATGCGGGGTGTGGGCAGTGCGGTGCGCCAGCAACGGGTGCAATGGGTGGCGGATTTGTTGGGATTAACCGGTTTACTCACCCAAAAACCGGGGCAACTCTCCGGCGGCCAACAGCAACGGGTGGCTCTGGGTCGGGCGATGGTGCGCTCCCCCCAGGTGTTTCTCATGGATGAACCCTTATCCAACCTGGACAGCCGCCTGCGGGATCAGACCCGCACCGAACTCAAACGCCTGCATCAGCAATTAAAAATTACCACCCTCTACGTCACCCACGACCAAACCGAGGCCATGACCCTGGCGGATCAGTTGGTGATCATGCACCAGGGGCGGGTACAACAGGCGGGCACCCCCCAGAATTTGTATCAACACCCTGACAATAAAACCGTGGCCTCATTTCTGGGCAATCCGCCCATGAATTTCCTGCCCCCCTGGCTCTTGCCCAATGCGCCGGGGGAGGTGACAGTGGGCATCCGCCCGGAGGCCATCGAGATCACGGCACCGGAAACAGGAATGCTCCGGGGGCGGGTGGCGGTGGTGGAACCGTTGGGGGATGTCACCCTCGTCCAGGTGCAAATCGAAGCTACGGAACTTTGGGTAAAAACCCAGTCGGTGCCAGTGCTGGGAGAATGGGTGGGCTTGATCATTCCCAGACAATTCTGTTACTACTTTGATAGTGCCAATGGCATCCGTCTGACTACTAAATATAGCAATCCAATTTGA
- the ndhO gene encoding NAD(P)H-quinone oxidoreductase subunit O, with product MAIKKGGLVRVQRERLENSLEAQANDTRWSAYIFESPAEVLDVRGEYVQLKFRVSTPPIWLRTDQVEECA from the coding sequence ATGGCGATCAAAAAAGGTGGGTTGGTGCGAGTACAGCGAGAACGCCTGGAAAACAGCCTGGAAGCCCAGGCCAACGATACCCGCTGGTCGGCCTATATCTTTGAATCCCCGGCGGAGGTGCTGGACGTGCGGGGCGAGTATGTGCAGTTAAAATTTCGGGTATCCACGCCCCCCATTTGGCTTCGCACCGATCAGGTGGAGGAATGCGCCTAG
- the ispD gene encoding 2-C-methyl-D-erythritol 4-phosphate cytidylyltransferase, which yields MYVLIAAAGQGKRMGHDRNKLLLTLQGQPILAWTLARVLHAQPKWVGVMAQPADWPAIQTILTHLAPPLPVDIIPGGDTRQASVWNGLQALPPAADTVLIHDGARCLASPALFHRCQAALSTAIGVIAAIPVKDTIKVVPNPPVIAQTPERAHLWAAQTPQGFQVTILKACHAQALAQQWQVTDDAALLERCQYPVQVVLGEDTNLKITTPPDLLIAQALLNHGL from the coding sequence ATGTATGTTCTCATCGCCGCCGCCGGTCAGGGCAAACGCATGGGTCACGACCGGAATAAGCTCCTGCTGACCCTCCAGGGGCAACCAATTTTGGCTTGGACTTTGGCACGGGTACTGCACGCTCAGCCCAAGTGGGTGGGGGTGATGGCGCAACCAGCGGATTGGCCAGCGATCCAAACCATCCTTACCCATTTGGCTCCACCACTGCCGGTGGACATTATCCCAGGGGGGGACACTCGCCAAGCCTCGGTCTGGAATGGCCTGCAAGCCCTACCCCCTGCGGCAGACACGGTTTTGATCCACGATGGGGCACGTTGTCTCGCCAGCCCCGCACTATTTCACCGGTGTCAGGCCGCCCTCAGCACGGCGATCGGCGTGATTGCCGCCATTCCCGTCAAGGATACGATCAAGGTCGTCCCCAACCCGCCCGTGATTGCCCAAACCCCGGAGCGGGCGCATCTGTGGGCAGCCCAAACCCCCCAGGGCTTCCAGGTGACCATTCTCAAAGCCTGTCATGCCCAAGCCCTTGCCCAACAATGGCAGGTTACCGATGATGCGGCTTTGTTAGAACGATGTCAGTACCCTGTCCAGGTGGTCTTGGGGGAAGACACCAACCTAAAAATCACCACCCCCCCCGACCTGCTCATCGCCCAAGCCCTGTTGAATCATGGCCTCTAG
- the cbiD gene encoding cobalt-precorrin-5B (C(1))-methyltransferase CbiD, with the protein MTAESGYTLPVFACASAMAAFHYLQTGAVLETVTLDLLEPPTQAAIPIEQVAPLPGGGVLAITRSAPGDNLDLTRDTPVWAVVAWADDKHNTNELLTITAGEGVGWHQETGQAAIYQYAQRLLHHHLQPARPLRVEMILPQGRKLAERTSNAAFGVVEGLALLGTSGIAHPLSAPEQLESFREELRRKADQGELVFCIGENGLDLARSWGISEDYLVKTGNWLGPLLLEASLLQIQTIILLGYHGKLLKLAGGIFHTHHHLADARLEILTACGLRSGLSLPILQKLLTQPTVDAAMSYLQQVQPLKVRTLYEVILTQIQRRTQQYLHAHGGSLLTVEVILFNRQRQVVAQTPGVKAHLTQWRGDALR; encoded by the coding sequence ATGACCGCAGAATCCGGCTATACCCTGCCCGTTTTTGCCTGCGCCAGTGCGATGGCGGCCTTTCATTACTTACAAACGGGAGCAGTTTTAGAAACCGTCACCCTTGATCTGTTGGAACCTCCAACTCAGGCGGCCATTCCCATCGAGCAGGTGGCACCCTTGCCGGGGGGGGGCGTGTTGGCAATTACCCGCTCGGCACCGGGGGACAATCTGGATTTGACCCGGGATACGCCGGTGTGGGCGGTGGTGGCTTGGGCAGATGACAAACATAATACTAATGAATTACTGACTATTACCGCCGGGGAAGGGGTGGGCTGGCACCAAGAAACGGGGCAAGCGGCGATTTACCAGTACGCCCAACGGCTGTTGCACCACCATCTGCAACCGGCACGCCCCCTGCGGGTGGAAATGATCCTGCCCCAGGGACGGAAATTGGCCGAACGCACGTCCAATGCGGCCTTTGGGGTGGTGGAGGGTTTGGCTCTATTGGGCACCAGTGGCATCGCCCATCCCTTGAGTGCCCCGGAGCAGTTGGAATCTTTTCGTGAAGAATTGCGCCGGAAGGCAGACCAGGGAGAATTGGTCTTTTGTATTGGTGAAAATGGCCTGGATTTAGCCCGCAGTTGGGGTATTTCTGAGGATTATCTCGTCAAAACCGGGAATTGGTTGGGGCCTTTGCTCCTAGAAGCATCGTTATTACAAATTCAAACTATTATCCTGCTGGGCTACCACGGCAAGTTACTCAAACTGGCGGGGGGTATTTTCCACACCCATCACCATCTCGCCGATGCCCGCTTGGAAATTCTCACCGCCTGTGGCCTGCGCTCCGGCCTGTCCCTGCCGATTTTACAAAAACTTTTGACCCAACCCACGGTGGATGCGGCCATGAGCTATCTACAACAGGTGCAACCATTGAAAGTGCGAACATTGTATGAAGTAATTTTAACCCAAATTCAACGGCGTACCCAGCAGTACCTCCATGCCCACGGGGGCAGTTTGCTAACTGTAGAGGTGATTTTATTTAATCGCCAGCGGCAGGTGGTGGCCCAAACCCCTGGGGTGAAGGCGCACCTAACCCAATGGCGGGGCGACGCTCTGCGCTAA
- the glmS gene encoding glutamine--fructose-6-phosphate transaminase (isomerizing): MCGIVGYVGLQSANPILMEGLRRLEYRGYDSAGIAWQSDGEIHLLRAPGKLHNLQARLPNTVSHLGIGHTRWATHGKPEERNAHPHCDNQHQVAVVQNGIIENYRPLREELIAQGCVFRSDTDTEVIPHLLSQYLQNNYALLEAMRLTVVRLEGAFAIAAIATAAPDEIVIARQQAPLVVGLGQGELFCASDTTALINHTQAFLSLENGELARLTPLGMELYSFAGERVRRFPERLTWSPVLVEKGGFKHYMLKEIHDQPGVLRQGLESHLLNAQIALGPVQELYPQVEQMQIVACGTSWHASLVGQYILQQVAQVPTTVHYASEFRYAPPPYRPHTLTIGVTQSGETADTLAALSLEASRQLTGTPWLLGITNRPESSLGRLVPYVIDTRAGIEIGVAATKTFIAQVTAFYLLAFDLAYQRQIITQEKLELYLANLQKIPNQLEWILETQTPAIEQLAYQFQEVQHVIYLGRGINFPIALEGALKLKEISYIHAEGYPAGEMKHGPIALLDKGVPVIAIATPGTVYDKVLSNVQEARAREAHLIGVGSAANSEIPDLFHVNLTVPEVPELLSPLVTVIPLQLLAYYIAAHRGLDVDQPRNLAKSVTVE, from the coding sequence ATGTGCGGCATCGTGGGTTATGTGGGGTTACAATCGGCCAACCCGATTTTGATGGAAGGCTTGCGTCGTCTGGAATACCGGGGTTATGACTCCGCCGGAATTGCTTGGCAAAGCGACGGAGAAATTCACCTCCTGCGGGCACCGGGAAAATTACACAATCTCCAAGCCCGTTTGCCCAACACGGTCAGCCACCTGGGCATCGGCCATACCCGCTGGGCGACCCACGGTAAACCGGAAGAGCGCAACGCCCATCCCCATTGTGATAACCAGCACCAGGTCGCCGTGGTGCAAAACGGCATTATCGAAAACTATCGCCCCCTGCGGGAAGAACTCATCGCCCAGGGCTGTGTTTTCAGATCGGATACGGATACGGAAGTGATTCCCCATCTGTTGAGTCAGTATTTACAAAATAATTACGCCCTCCTGGAGGCCATGCGCTTGACTGTGGTGCGCCTTGAGGGAGCCTTTGCCATTGCCGCCATTGCCACCGCCGCCCCGGATGAGATTGTGATTGCCCGTCAGCAGGCTCCTTTGGTGGTGGGGTTGGGGCAGGGGGAATTGTTCTGCGCCTCGGATACGACGGCGTTGATTAACCATACCCAGGCGTTTTTGAGTTTGGAAAACGGGGAACTCGCCCGGCTCACGCCCCTGGGGATGGAATTGTACAGCTTTGCCGGGGAACGGGTGCGGCGCTTTCCCGAACGGCTCACCTGGAGTCCCGTCCTGGTGGAAAAAGGCGGGTTCAAGCACTATATGCTCAAGGAAATCCACGACCAGCCGGGGGTCTTGCGCCAGGGGTTGGAGTCCCATTTGCTCAATGCCCAAATTGCCCTGGGGCCGGTGCAGGAATTGTATCCCCAGGTGGAGCAGATGCAGATTGTCGCCTGTGGCACCAGTTGGCACGCCAGTTTAGTCGGTCAATACATTTTACAGCAGGTGGCGCAGGTGCCCACCACGGTGCATTATGCGTCCGAATTTCGTTATGCCCCGCCCCCCTACCGTCCCCACACCCTCACCATCGGGGTCACCCAATCCGGGGAAACCGCCGATACCTTGGCCGCTTTGAGCTTGGAAGCCAGCCGTCAACTGACCGGTACGCCCTGGTTATTGGGCATTACCAACCGCCCGGAGAGCAGTTTGGGTCGCCTGGTGCCCTATGTGATTGACACCCGCGCCGGGATTGAAATTGGGGTGGCGGCCACGAAAACCTTTATTGCTCAGGTGACAGCCTTTTATCTATTAGCCTTTGACCTGGCCTACCAACGGCAAATAATTACCCAAGAAAAACTAGAATTGTACCTTGCTAATTTACAAAAAATTCCCAATCAATTGGAGTGGATTTTAGAAACCCAAACTCCAGCCATTGAACAACTCGCTTATCAGTTTCAAGAAGTGCAACACGTGATTTATTTAGGGCGGGGAATTAATTTTCCCATCGCCCTGGAGGGAGCCTTAAAACTCAAAGAAATTAGCTACATTCACGCCGAGGGTTATCCCGCCGGGGAAATGAAACATGGGCCGATTGCCCTATTGGATAAAGGGGTGCCAGTGATTGCCATAGCCACGCCGGGGACAGTGTACGATAAAGTCTTGAGTAATGTCCAGGAAGCCAGGGCTAGGGAAGCCCATTTGATCGGGGTGGGTTCAGCGGCCAATAGTGAAATTCCCGACTTATTTCATGTGAATTTAACCGTACCCGAAGTCCCTGAATTACTCTCTCCCCTAGTCACCGTAATTCCCTTGCAATTGCTTGCTTACTACATTGCCGCCCACCGGGGTTTGGATGTGGATCAACCCCGAAATCTCGCCAAATCAGTGACCGTGGAATAA
- the hemE gene encoding uroporphyrinogen decarboxylase, with protein MTPSSRNTYLLKSTQKVPLPRPPVWMMRQAGRYMQVYRELRERYPNFRERSENPDLAVEISLQPWRAFAPDGVILFSDILTPLPGMGINFDIIESRGPLIDPPLRTLAQIQRLTPLEPAQSLPFIGQILRTLRTEIGERATLLGFVGAPWTLAAYVVEGKSSKDYTVIKSLAYQEPQVLHQLLEFFTAQIATYVIYQIEQGAEVVQIFDSWAGQLSPADYRTFVLPYQQKLVQKVKATYPDTPLILYIYGSGAILELMAQTGVDVVSVDWTVEMAVARQRLGNLCVQGNLDPGVLFGPPALIRQRIGEIIQQAGAVGHIMNLGHGVLATTPEDHVRVFFETVQQWDIQQA; from the coding sequence ATGACCCCAAGTTCCCGCAATACCTATCTCCTCAAAAGTACCCAAAAAGTTCCTTTGCCCCGGCCACCGGTGTGGATGATGCGGCAAGCGGGGCGGTACATGCAAGTCTATCGGGAGTTGCGGGAGCGTTATCCCAATTTCCGGGAACGGTCGGAAAATCCTGATTTGGCGGTGGAAATTTCCCTGCAACCCTGGCGGGCTTTTGCCCCGGATGGGGTGATTTTATTCTCCGACATTCTTACCCCACTGCCGGGCATGGGCATCAATTTTGACATTATCGAAAGTCGGGGGCCATTGATTGACCCGCCCCTCCGCACCCTGGCGCAAATTCAGCGGTTGACCCCCTTGGAACCGGCGCAATCATTGCCATTTATCGGGCAGATTTTACGCACCCTCCGCACAGAAATCGGAGAGCGGGCAACCCTGTTGGGGTTTGTGGGAGCGCCGTGGACTTTGGCCGCCTATGTGGTGGAAGGGAAAAGTTCAAAAGACTATACCGTAATCAAATCCTTGGCCTATCAAGAACCCCAGGTTTTGCATCAATTGCTGGAATTTTTTACAGCACAAATTGCCACCTATGTCATCTATCAAATTGAGCAGGGAGCCGAGGTGGTACAAATTTTTGATTCCTGGGCTGGGCAACTCTCACCAGCAGACTACCGTACCTTTGTTTTACCCTATCAACAAAAACTGGTGCAAAAGGTGAAAGCCACCTACCCCGATACACCGTTAATTTTATACATTTACGGGAGTGGTGCCATTTTAGAATTGATGGCGCAGACCGGCGTGGATGTGGTCAGCGTGGATTGGACGGTGGAAATGGCAGTAGCCCGGCAAAGACTTGGGAATTTGTGTGTGCAGGGCAATTTAGACCCAGGCGTACTGTTTGGCCCACCGGCATTGATCCGCCAACGGATTGGGGAAATTATTCAACAGGCGGGCGCCGTTGGGCATATTATGAACCTGGGGCATGGGGTGTTGGCGACCACCCCAGAAGACCATGTGCGGGTCTTTTTTGAAACCGTGCAACAGTGGGATATTCAACAGGCGTGA
- a CDS encoding diacylglycerol/polyprenol kinase family protein — translation MRLDPLLGAVLGVTLWLGMVLTTALVVQRTTTADPEIIRKIVHMGTGNVILLAWWWQVPTWMGVTAAVLAALVTLISYWVPLVPGIDSVQRRSGGTFFYAVSIGVLMAWFWPQGNYQYTVLGILIMVWGDGLAAVVGKRWGKHPYALLGIHKTWEGSLTMAGVSGLVAVGVLGWTPLVLVVAVGAAILEIFSYYGLDNLTVPLGTAGLAFWWQNLWLG, via the coding sequence ATGCGCCTAGACCCCCTCCTGGGCGCAGTCCTTGGGGTGACCCTATGGCTGGGTATGGTGTTAACGACTGCCCTGGTGGTGCAACGCACGACCACCGCCGATCCAGAAATCATCCGCAAAATTGTTCACATGGGCACGGGGAATGTGATCCTGCTGGCCTGGTGGTGGCAAGTACCCACCTGGATGGGAGTAACGGCGGCGGTTTTGGCGGCTCTGGTCACCTTAATCTCCTACTGGGTGCCCCTGGTGCCAGGGATTGATAGCGTCCAACGCCGGAGCGGGGGCACGTTTTTTTATGCCGTCAGTATCGGGGTACTCATGGCCTGGTTTTGGCCGCAGGGCAATTATCAGTACACCGTACTAGGGATTTTGATCATGGTTTGGGGGGATGGCCTGGCCGCCGTGGTGGGAAAACGCTGGGGCAAGCACCCCTACGCCCTGCTGGGGATTCACAAAACCTGGGAAGGTTCCCTGACGATGGCGGGGGTATCGGGCTTGGTGGCGGTGGGGGTTTTGGGCTGGACACCCCTGGTGCTGGTGGTGGCGGTGGGGGCGGCGATTTTAGAAATTTTCTCCTACTATGGTCTGGACAATCTCACCGTGCCCCTGGGAACGGCGGGGCTGGCCTTTTGGTGGCAGAACCTATGGCTGGGGTAA
- a CDS encoding NAD-dependent epimerase/dehydratase family protein, whose amino-acid sequence MTKKRIFITGGSGCVGHYLADMLINQTEHELFFLVRHPDKLKFNFQSRPGVHLVTGDLQNISPYIELLSTMNCVVLLATQWGGAGTFAVNVTGNTGIMQALNPEICEQVIYFSTASILDQNLQLLPPAKDLGTEYIRSKFICYEELAQLPIYDRLTVMFPTLIFGGEKDKPPTHISTGLDQLPRYLQWARWVRADGCFHFIHAQDIAQILMYYLAHPAGEFRQFVLGNEVIWLNQAVQELCAYFGMNLPRWQFNLTPRRVALLMQIARWLGAQLIPWDDFCAEYRYFRYDPVLHPARLGLTPRCQTLGELLPVLGISPTTSNSGFNQGHSQSSHD is encoded by the coding sequence ATGACCAAAAAACGCATCTTCATCACCGGGGGTAGTGGCTGTGTCGGTCATTACCTGGCGGATATGCTAATCAATCAAACAGAGCATGAATTGTTTTTTTTAGTCCGGCATCCCGATAAGTTAAAATTTAATTTTCAAAGCCGACCAGGGGTACATTTAGTCACGGGAGATTTGCAGAATATCAGTCCCTATATTGAGCTTTTATCTACCATGAATTGTGTGGTTTTATTGGCAACTCAATGGGGCGGAGCAGGCACTTTTGCTGTCAATGTGACGGGAAATACGGGCATCATGCAAGCTCTAAACCCAGAAATTTGTGAACAGGTGATTTATTTTTCTACCGCCAGCATTTTAGACCAAAATCTCCAATTACTCCCCCCGGCGAAAGACTTAGGCACCGAGTATATTCGCTCTAAGTTTATCTGCTACGAAGAACTTGCTCAACTCCCCATATATGACCGTCTAACGGTGATGTTTCCCACCTTGATTTTTGGAGGAGAAAAAGACAAACCGCCCACCCATATCTCCACCGGTTTAGACCAATTGCCCCGTTACCTGCAATGGGCACGGTGGGTGCGGGCGGATGGTTGTTTCCATTTTATTCATGCCCAGGATATTGCCCAGATTTTGATGTATTATTTAGCGCATCCGGCTGGGGAATTTCGCCAATTTGTCCTGGGAAATGAGGTGATTTGGCTCAATCAAGCCGTGCAGGAATTGTGTGCTTATTTTGGCATGAATTTACCCCGCTGGCAGTTCAATCTAACCCCCCGGCGGGTGGCTTTGTTGATGCAGATTGCCCGGTGGTTGGGGGCACAGTTGATTCCCTGGGATGATTTTTGTGCGGAATATCGCTACTTTCGTTATGACCCGGTGCTGCACCCCGCCCGCTTGGGATTAACGCCCCGCTGTCAAACCCTGGGGGAATTGCTGCCGGTTTTGGGGATTTCCCCAACGACTTCCAATTCCGGTTTCAACCAGGGGCATAGCCAATCAAGCCATGATTGA